From one Variovorax sp. PBL-H6 genomic stretch:
- a CDS encoding DegQ family serine endoprotease encodes MNVRMNSPRALAAALAAAGVIGAVGAGAYTSAGAVGAPAVAPAAAAPLVTMPDFSTITSRDGPAVVNISVTGTTKTSLEGVAGMDPDDPMFEFFRRFGGQFGQRGQQREVPVRGQGSGFIVNADGIILTNAHVVKDASEVTVKLTDRREFRAKVLGSDPKTDIAVLKIDARNLPTLQLGSTKDLKVGEWVLAIGSPFGFENTVTAGVVSAKGRSLPDDSYVPFLQTDVAINPGNSGGPLLNTRGEVVGINSQIYSRSGGYQGVSFAIPIDVAIQVKDQIVATGKVSHAKLGVAVQEVNQAFADSFKLDKPEGALVSNVEKGGPADEAGLRSGDVIRKVDGEPIVASGDLPALIGQKKPGSRITLDVWRQGEHHEISAKLGNASDKTSAVAKNDAAAGHGKLGLALRPLQPQEKREARVDAGLLIEDAGGPAAMAGVQPGDVLLAINGTPAKTVEQVREVAAKADKSVALLIQRDGDRIFVPVRLG; translated from the coding sequence ATGAATGTCCGTATGAACTCTCCCCGTGCCCTTGCTGCGGCGCTGGCGGCCGCCGGGGTGATCGGCGCCGTCGGCGCAGGCGCCTACACCAGTGCCGGCGCCGTAGGCGCGCCCGCAGTGGCGCCTGCTGCCGCGGCTCCGCTCGTCACCATGCCCGACTTCTCGACCATCACCTCGCGGGACGGTCCGGCCGTGGTCAACATCAGCGTGACCGGCACCACCAAGACCTCGTTGGAGGGCGTGGCCGGGATGGACCCGGACGACCCGATGTTCGAGTTCTTCCGTCGTTTCGGCGGCCAGTTCGGCCAACGCGGCCAGCAGCGCGAGGTCCCCGTGCGCGGCCAGGGCTCGGGCTTCATCGTCAACGCAGACGGCATCATCCTGACCAACGCACACGTGGTGAAGGATGCCAGCGAGGTGACGGTCAAGCTCACGGACCGCCGCGAGTTCCGCGCCAAGGTGCTCGGGTCGGACCCCAAGACCGACATCGCCGTGCTCAAGATCGACGCCAGGAACCTGCCGACCCTCCAGCTGGGCAGTACCAAGGACCTCAAGGTGGGCGAATGGGTGCTCGCCATCGGCTCGCCCTTCGGCTTCGAGAACACCGTGACGGCCGGCGTGGTGAGCGCCAAGGGCCGCTCGCTGCCCGACGACAGCTACGTGCCCTTCCTGCAGACCGACGTGGCCATCAACCCCGGCAACTCGGGCGGGCCGCTGCTCAACACGCGCGGCGAGGTGGTGGGGATCAACTCGCAGATCTACAGCCGCAGCGGCGGCTACCAGGGTGTGTCGTTCGCGATCCCGATCGATGTCGCGATCCAGGTCAAGGACCAGATCGTCGCCACCGGCAAGGTCAGCCATGCCAAGCTCGGCGTGGCGGTGCAGGAGGTCAACCAGGCCTTCGCCGACTCCTTCAAGCTCGACAAGCCGGAAGGCGCGCTGGTGTCCAACGTCGAGAAGGGCGGCCCGGCGGACGAGGCCGGCCTGCGCTCGGGCGACGTGATCCGCAAGGTCGATGGCGAGCCCATCGTCGCCTCGGGCGACCTGCCGGCGCTGATCGGCCAGAAAAAGCCGGGCAGTCGCATCACGCTGGACGTGTGGCGCCAGGGGGAGCACCACGAAATCAGCGCCAAGCTCGGCAATGCGAGCGACAAGACGAGCGCGGTGGCGAAGAACGATGCCGCCGCAGGGCACGGCAAGCTGGGCCTCGCGCTGCGTCCCCTGCAGCCGCAGGAGAAGCGGGAGGCGCGCGTTGATGCCGGCCTGCTGATCGAGGACGCGGGTGGTCCTGCAGCGATGGCGGGCGTGCAGCCCGGCGACGTGCTGCTGGCCATCAACGGCACGCCGGCCAAGACGGTGGAGCAGGTGCGCGAGGTCGCGGCGAAGGCCGACAAATCCGTCGCGCTCCTGATCCAGCGCGATGGCGACCGGATCTTCGTGCCGGTCCGGCTGGGCTGA
- a CDS encoding ATP-binding protein, with the protein MKSLRARLLLFLLAAILLAAGTQAFVAYRTVLKEADEIFDYHMQQMALSLRAGLPPSAAVGGLSDGEENFEFVVQVWTADGVLVFESAAQAALPQRAVLGFSNVRARGTTYRVYSLQARSLVIQVAQDMAARRHMAGTLALRTVGPIALAAPLLMLVVWWVVSHSLAPVARVRGQVAARQADDLSPVSESGLPEEVRPLVHELNLLFDRVRRAFEAQKHFVADAAHELRSPLAALKLQVQGLQRAPDDAARELATSRLAAGIDRATRLVEQMLALARQEASAAAGTPPEAVELQEVARLALSDAIAAAQARRIDIGIASAHAAPVQGRPEALRTLLRNLLDNAVKYTPEGGRVDIRIAQQAGGTELVVEDSGPGLPVEERERALDRFYRVGDSQASGSGLGLAIVKSIADQHGATLDIGRSDSLGGLRVRLLFPSAV; encoded by the coding sequence ATGAAGTCTTTACGCGCGCGCCTGCTTCTCTTTCTGCTCGCGGCCATCTTGCTGGCCGCCGGCACGCAGGCCTTCGTCGCCTATCGCACGGTGCTGAAGGAAGCCGACGAGATCTTCGACTACCACATGCAGCAGATGGCCCTGTCGCTGCGCGCCGGCCTGCCACCGAGCGCGGCGGTCGGAGGACTGAGCGACGGCGAGGAGAACTTCGAGTTCGTCGTGCAGGTATGGACGGCCGATGGCGTGCTCGTCTTCGAATCGGCTGCGCAGGCCGCGCTGCCGCAGCGGGCGGTGCTGGGTTTCTCGAACGTCAGGGCGCGCGGCACCACCTACCGGGTCTATTCGCTGCAGGCCCGCTCGCTGGTGATCCAGGTCGCTCAGGACATGGCGGCACGCCGCCACATGGCCGGCACGCTGGCGCTGCGCACGGTCGGGCCGATCGCGCTGGCGGCGCCGCTGCTCATGCTGGTCGTGTGGTGGGTGGTGAGCCACTCGCTGGCGCCGGTGGCGCGGGTGCGCGGGCAGGTGGCGGCGCGGCAGGCCGACGACCTCTCGCCCGTGAGCGAGAGCGGCCTGCCGGAGGAGGTCCGCCCGCTGGTGCACGAGCTCAACCTGCTGTTCGATCGCGTGCGGCGGGCCTTCGAGGCGCAGAAGCATTTCGTGGCCGATGCCGCGCACGAGCTGCGCTCGCCACTTGCCGCGCTGAAGCTGCAGGTGCAGGGCTTGCAGCGGGCACCCGACGACGCAGCGCGCGAGCTGGCCACCAGCCGCCTGGCTGCGGGCATCGACAGGGCGACGCGGCTGGTCGAGCAGATGCTCGCGCTGGCGCGGCAGGAGGCCAGCGCCGCGGCCGGCACGCCGCCGGAAGCGGTGGAGCTGCAGGAGGTCGCGCGGCTCGCGCTCTCCGATGCCATCGCGGCTGCCCAGGCGAGGCGCATCGACATCGGCATCGCCAGCGCGCACGCGGCTCCAGTACAGGGCCGGCCCGAGGCCCTGCGCACGCTGCTGCGCAACCTGCTGGACAACGCGGTCAAGTACACGCCCGAGGGCGGGCGGGTCGACATTCGCATCGCGCAGCAGGCGGGTGGCACCGAACTGGTGGTGGAGGACAGCGGCCCGGGCCTGCCGGTCGAGGAGCGCGAGCGCGCGCTCGACCGCTTCTACCGCGTGGGCGACTCGCAGGCGTCGGGCAGCGGCCTGGGGCTGGCGATCGTGAAGTCGATCGCCGACCAGCATGGTGCGACGCTGGACATCGGGCGCTCGGACAGCCTCGGCGGGCTTAGGGTGAGGCTGCTTTTTCCCTCTGCCGTTTAA
- a CDS encoding response regulator yields the protein MRLLLLEDDVMIGEAVLDLLRAEHYAVDWVKDGEAADTALRTQQYDLVLLDLGVPRRDGLEVLRALRARKQRMPVLIATARDSVQQRIEGLDAGADDYVLKPYDLDELLARIRALLRRASGRAEPVYEHMGVSIHPSTREVSVNGQPVVLSAREWAVLEPLIARPGMVLSRAQLEEKLYGWKDEISSNAVEVYVHGLRKKLGADLIRNVRGVGYMVPRE from the coding sequence ATGCGACTGCTGCTGCTCGAAGACGACGTGATGATCGGCGAGGCCGTGCTGGACCTGCTGCGGGCCGAGCACTACGCGGTCGACTGGGTCAAGGACGGCGAAGCCGCCGACACTGCGCTGCGCACCCAGCAGTACGACCTGGTACTGCTCGACCTCGGCGTGCCGCGCCGCGACGGACTCGAGGTGCTGCGCGCGCTGCGTGCCCGCAAGCAGCGCATGCCGGTGTTGATCGCCACCGCGCGCGACTCGGTGCAGCAGCGCATCGAAGGCCTGGATGCCGGCGCCGACGACTACGTGCTCAAGCCCTACGACCTCGACGAGCTGCTGGCGCGCATTCGCGCCTTGCTGCGGCGCGCCTCCGGGCGGGCCGAGCCGGTCTACGAGCACATGGGCGTGAGCATCCACCCGAGCACGCGCGAGGTCTCGGTCAACGGCCAGCCGGTGGTCCTGTCGGCGCGCGAATGGGCGGTGCTCGAACCCCTGATCGCCCGGCCCGGCATGGTGCTGTCGCGCGCCCAGCTCGAGGAAAAGCTCTACGGCTGGAAGGACGAGATCAGCAGCAACGCGGTCGAGGTCTATGTACACGGGCTGCGCAAGAAGCTGGGTGCGGACCTGATCCGCAACGTGCGGGGGGTGGGGTACATGGTGCCCAGGGAATGA
- a CDS encoding IclR family transcriptional regulator domain-containing protein, whose amino-acid sequence MTIAKPDFIEGIAKGMAVLESFDTERQRLNATLAAERAGLTRAAARRHLLTLAHLGYLETDGSYFWMAPKVLRFSGSYLASSRLPRTLQPTLNRLAAQTGESFSAVVLDGEEVVIVARSGAYGTPTRVLAYGLHLGARLPAHATSTGCVLLAGMSPAQLSQWLKGRLLPRLTPHTITTARLLRQRIVQVRKDDHCFASEEHELGVQALAVPLRNMQGRTVAALNVVLSGGRRPEEMLRRDLLPLLFDAARELRSLL is encoded by the coding sequence GTGACCATTGCCAAGCCGGACTTCATCGAGGGCATCGCCAAGGGCATGGCCGTGCTCGAGAGCTTCGACACCGAGCGTCAGCGCCTCAATGCCACCCTGGCAGCCGAGCGCGCCGGCCTCACGCGCGCGGCCGCCCGGCGCCACCTGCTCACGCTCGCGCACCTGGGCTACCTCGAGACCGATGGCAGCTACTTCTGGATGGCGCCGAAGGTGCTGCGCTTCTCGGGCAGCTACCTGGCCTCCTCGCGTTTGCCGCGCACGCTCCAGCCCACGCTGAACCGGCTGGCGGCGCAGACCGGCGAGTCTTTCTCGGCCGTGGTGCTCGACGGTGAGGAAGTGGTCATCGTCGCGCGCAGCGGCGCCTACGGCACGCCGACGCGCGTGCTCGCCTACGGGCTGCACCTGGGCGCGCGCCTGCCTGCGCACGCGACCTCGACCGGCTGCGTGCTGCTGGCCGGGATGAGCCCGGCGCAACTTTCGCAATGGCTCAAGGGCCGCCTGCTGCCGCGCCTTACGCCGCACACCATCACCACTGCGCGCCTCTTGCGCCAGCGCATCGTGCAGGTTCGCAAGGACGACCATTGCTTCGCCAGCGAGGAACACGAGCTGGGCGTGCAGGCGCTCGCCGTGCCCTTGCGCAACATGCAAGGCCGCACCGTGGCAGCGCTCAACGTCGTGCTGTCCGGCGGCCGACGCCCGGAAGAGATGCTGCGCCGCGACCTGCTGCCGCTGTTGTTCGACGCGGCGCGCGAGCTGCGTTCGCTGCTCTGA
- the pobA gene encoding 4-hydroxybenzoate 3-monooxygenase, whose translation MRTQVAIIGAGPAGLLLGQLLFKAGIDNVIVERQTGAYVLGRIRAGVLEQVTMDLLARAGVDARAKAEGLPHEGIELLFKGARHRIDLHGLTGGKQVTVYGQTEVTHDLMNAREAEGLTTVYGASQVSLHGFDGERPMVRYEKDGATHQIECDFIAGCDGYHGVSRASVPAGAIHTYEKVYPFGWLGVLADVPPVSHELIYANTQRGFALCSMRSPTRSRYYVQVPVEERIENWSDDAFWNELRLRLDPEARERLVTGPALEKSIAPLRSFVAEPMRFGRLFLAGDAAHIVPPTGAKGLNLATADVGFLSRALEVFYREHSDSALDRYSELCLRRIWKAERFSWWFTSLMHRFPDTGEFGQKIQEAELDYLVHSHAASTSVAENYVGLPLEDF comes from the coding sequence ATGCGTACCCAAGTCGCCATCATCGGCGCCGGCCCGGCCGGCCTGCTGCTCGGACAACTGCTCTTCAAGGCCGGCATCGACAACGTCATCGTCGAGCGCCAGACCGGCGCCTACGTGCTGGGCCGCATCCGCGCCGGCGTGCTGGAGCAGGTCACGATGGACTTGCTGGCGCGAGCCGGCGTCGACGCCCGCGCCAAGGCCGAGGGGCTGCCGCACGAGGGCATCGAACTGCTGTTCAAGGGCGCGCGCCACCGCATCGACCTGCACGGCCTGACCGGCGGCAAGCAGGTCACGGTGTATGGGCAGACCGAGGTCACGCACGACCTGATGAATGCGCGCGAGGCCGAGGGCCTGACGACGGTCTACGGCGCATCGCAAGTCAGCCTGCATGGCTTCGACGGCGAGCGGCCGATGGTGCGCTACGAGAAGGACGGCGCCACCCACCAGATCGAATGCGACTTCATCGCCGGCTGCGACGGCTACCACGGCGTGAGCCGAGCCAGTGTGCCGGCAGGCGCGATACACACCTACGAGAAGGTCTACCCGTTCGGATGGCTGGGCGTGCTGGCCGACGTGCCGCCGGTGTCGCACGAGCTGATCTACGCCAACACGCAGCGCGGATTCGCGCTGTGCAGCATGCGCAGTCCAACCCGCAGCCGCTACTACGTCCAGGTGCCGGTCGAGGAGCGCATCGAGAACTGGAGCGACGACGCCTTCTGGAACGAGCTGCGGCTGCGGTTGGACCCGGAGGCGCGCGAGCGGCTGGTGACCGGTCCTGCGCTTGAAAAGAGCATCGCCCCGCTGCGCAGCTTCGTTGCCGAGCCGATGCGTTTCGGACGGCTGTTCCTGGCGGGCGACGCGGCGCACATCGTGCCGCCGACCGGCGCGAAAGGTCTGAACCTGGCGACCGCCGATGTCGGTTTCCTGTCGCGCGCCCTCGAGGTCTTCTACCGCGAGCACAGCGATTCGGCGCTCGACCGCTACTCCGAGCTCTGCCTGCGCCGGATCTGGAAGGCCGAGCGCTTCTCGTGGTGGTTCACCTCGCTCATGCACCGATTCCCGGATACCGGCGAGTTCGGGCAAAAGATCCAGGAGGCCGAACTCGACTACCTGGTGCACTCGCACGCGGCTTCGACCTCGGTGGCGGAGAACTACGTAGGCCTCCCGCTGGAGGACTTCTGA